One Melitaea cinxia chromosome 17, ilMelCinx1.1, whole genome shotgun sequence genomic region harbors:
- the LOC123661571 gene encoding uncharacterized protein LOC123661571, translating into MQRIRDPSKYFRLLFHVQKVFQGASSFTTTIDGFDLFYNEPLQKYKLKDRLFFKNDYNMIYFMGMESSTKVDVEKLTVEEIENTLQEFLSKNKDKQIIKIVNDCLDKRKHIKDDVLKQMFRHYSLLGKVDAVELLRKYCQTLNPGLYIRNGEFLHYLAKAQCMKGNSEKGLSVLKEAYTKYKGLRGFYRRIFSELIYDSIQNRSEASIVIFKKYVLEFSQIWNDHYPLVCFWHICWSSSWFSDQTISYDLLDTCKVLQDLVKDKATTFSINILREYNEDAVIRLLQILLKYKMMEEYANVLQILFSYKLRNRDLRGCTEIIKNCQILGISLPSNQQGRYIKMLIKTTQIQEQPEDKQKRPESKNFKLKF; encoded by the exons atgcaACGTATAAGGGATCCAAGTAAATATTTTCGCTTATTATTTCATGTTCAAAAAGTCTTTCAAGGTGCTTCAAGCTTCACAACGACAATAGATGGGTTTGATCTCTTTTACAATGAACCTTTACAAAAGTATAAACTTAAAGATAGGTTGTTTTTTAAGAACgattataatatgatatattttatgggAATGGAGAGTAGTACAAAAGTAGACGTTGAAAAGTTGACTGTTGAAGAAATCGAAAACACTTTACAAGAGTTCCTATCTAAGAATAaagacaaacaaataataaaaattgttaacgACTGTTTAGATAAACGAAAACATATAAAAGACGATGTGCTGAAGCAAATGTTTAGACATTACAGTCTATTAGGGAAAGTAGATGCAGTGGAATTGCTTCGAAAGTATTGCCAAACACTGAATCCCGGTCTTTATATAAGAAATGGTGAATTTCTTCACTATCTCGCAAAAGCCCAGTGCATGAAGGGAAACTCTGAAAAAGGTCTCTCAGTATTAAAAGAAGCTTATACAAAGTACAAAGGTCTCAGAGGTTTCTATAGGCGTATATTTAGTGAACTTATTTATGATTCCATTCAGAACAGATCAGAAGCCTCtattgtgatatttaaaaaatatgttttggaATTTAGCCAAATATGGAATGACCACTATCCTCTTGTTTGTTTTTGGCATATCTGTTGGTCGAGCTCGTGGTTTTCTGATCAAACAATATCTTATGACTTATTAGATACTTGTAAAGTGCTGCAAGACTTAGTAAAAGACAA GGCTACAACATTCAGTATCAACATACTCAGAGAATACAATGAGGATGCTGTGATAAGGTTGCTGCAGATACTTCTAAAGTACAAAATGATGGAAGAATATGCTAATGTCTTACAGATTCTATTCTCATATAAGT tAAGAAATAGAGATTTGAGGGGATGCACAGAAATTATAAAGAACTGTCAAATATTGGGTATATCCCTACCGTCCAACCAACAAGGtagatacataaaaatgttaataaaaaccaCACAAATACAAGAGCAACCAGAAGACAAACAGAAGAGACCTGAATCAAAGAACTTCAAACTGAAGTTttag